A region of Lycium barbarum isolate Lr01 chromosome 1, ASM1917538v2, whole genome shotgun sequence DNA encodes the following proteins:
- the LOC132611521 gene encoding uncharacterized protein LOC132611521, with amino-acid sequence MAKETAKKMRWHKEENIDDGVLRHPSDSIEWKSFNERHPTFSTELRNVRLGLASDGFQPYGNMSSNHSIWPVVLVTYNFPPWDCMKEQYFMMTLLIPGPKCPGNDIDVYLQPMIEELKELWDGVETYDAHSKSNFLMRVALLWTINDFPAYGNLSGWSTKGKLACPCCHKDTQSVSLRNKLCYMGHRRFLPINHPWRRNRVLFDGKVEMGAAPSPLTGDEALMQLQDLGNVTYGKVQKRKRNVSNNAYNWRKKSIFFQLPYWKNLMLRHNLDVMHIERNVSDNILSTVMNMVGNTKDTLKSRYDLVDLGIRQGLHPIEDGDNIFLPAACYALSLQEMLKVCDFLANLKVPDAFSSNISRCVNILEKKIHGLKCHDHHVLLQDIFPVSIRGLLPKEVCEPIIALAKIFKNLYSKFLTIEDLDILEAEIPIILCKLQMVFLPAFFDVMIHLTIHLAREAKLGGPVQYRDMYPIERNDDGSRSKGEMSIFKNSGQPKGAATNSKKLPHEEFNQACMEYTREIESQGSMRAHRMHNNEFLDWFRARIFVLSAQGCANDDLISPLVHRYSTFMVNGFRFQTKELVRKTQNSGVLVRGDDLDPNKEYYGVLEDIYELSYVGNMKVYLFKCHWWDVARLGRGYKIDKYGFTSVNTHCALNTNEPFVLASQSEQVFYLNDMVNKDWLVVVKTNPHNLFNIPEGEDEALLNEEVYQQEEVECNILRTNDQETEIEVSLHRDDIEPQTVLRTNDQGNEEDD; translated from the exons ATGGCAAAAGAAACGGCAAAGAAGATGAGGTGGCACAAGGAAGAAAATATTGATGATGGTGTCTTGCGACATCCATCCGACTCAATAGAATGGAAATCTTTCAATGAGCGTCATCCTACTTTTTCAACTGAGTTAAGAAATGTTAGATTAGGTTTAGCAAGTGATGGGTTCCAACCTTATGGGAATATGAGTTCCAATCATAGTATTTGGCCTGTCGTACTAGTTACGTATAATTTTCCACCATGGGATTGCATGAAAGAACAATATTTCATGATGACACTTCTTATTCCAGGCCCTAAGTGTCCAGGCAATGATATTGATGTATACTTACAACCAATGATTGAAGAGTTGAAAGAACTATGGGACGGGGTGGAGACTTATGATGCACACTCAAAATCTAATTTTCTTATGCGTGTGGCTCTCCTGTGGACGATTAATGACTTTCCTGCATATGGGAACCTTTCAGGATGGTCAACCAAAGGCAAGCTTGCATGCCCTTGTTGCCATAAAGACACACAATCAGTTTCCTTACGTAATAAGTTATGTTATATGGGTCATCGTCGCTTCCTTCCCATAAACCATCCATGGCGTAGAAACAGGGTGTTATTTGATGGGAAAGTGGAAATGGGGGCTGCACCTAGCCCTTTAACAGGTGATGAAGCACTTATGCAATTACAAGATTTGGGTAATGTGACTTATGGCAAAGTGCAAAAGCGAAAGCGTAATGTTTCTAACAATGCTTATAATTGGAGGAAGAAGAGTATCTTTTTTCAATTGCCTTATTGGAAGAATCTTATGTTGCGACATAACCTTGATGTGATGCATATAGAAAGAAATGTGTCCGATAATATTTTATCAACTGTGATGAATATGGTTGGAAACACAAAGGACACGTTGAAAAGTAGATATGATTTGGTGGACCTTGGAATCAGGCAAGGATTGCATCCAATTGAGGATGGCGATAATATTTTCTTACCGGCGGCATGCTATGCATTGTCCCTACAAGAGATGTTGAAGGTATGTGATTTCTTAGCTAATTTGAAGGTTCCAGATGCCTTTTCATCAAACATTTCAAGGTGTGTTAACATACTTGAGAAAAAGATACATGGATTAAAGTGTCATGATCATCATGTATTATTACAAGACATTTTTCCAGTATCTATACGTGGTTTGTTGCCTAAGGAAGTCTGTGAACCAATTATAGCCTTAGCCAAAATTTTCAAGAATCTATACTCTAAGTTCTTGACAATTGAAGATCTTGATATCCTAGAGGCTGAAATTCCTATCATATTGTGCAAACTTCAAATGGTTTTTCTTCCGGCGTTCTTTGATGTCATGATTCATTTGACAATTCACTTGGCAAGAGAGGCAAAGCTTGGTGGACCAGTTCAATATCGGGATATGTACCCTATTGAGAG AAATGACGATGGATCTAGGTCAAAGGGTGAGATGTCCATCTTTAAAAACAGTGGGCAACCAAAAGGTGCTGCTACAAATAGCAAGAAGCTACCTCATGAAGAGTTCAACCAAGCATGCAT GGAATACACGAGAGAGATTGAAAGTCAAGGATCAATGAGAGCTCATAGGATGCATAACAATGAGTTTCTTGATTGGTTTCGTGCACGT ATATTTGTGTTATCTGCACAAGGATGCGCAAATGATGATCTCATAAGCCCATTGGTTCATCGATATTCAACATTTATGGTGAATGGATTTAGATTTCAAACAAAAGAGCTTGTGAGAAAAACACAAAACAGTGGAGTTCTTGTTAGAGGAGATGATTTAGACCCTAATAAGGAGTATTATGGTGTATTAGAGGACATTTATGAGTTGTCTTATGTGGGGAACATGAAAGTTTACCTATTCAAGTGTCATTGGTGGGATGTGGCTCGCCTAGGAAGAGGATATAAGATTGACAAATATGGTTTTACAAGTGTGAATACTCATTGTGCCTTGAATACAAATGAGCCATTTGTGTTGGCGTCTCAGTCCGAGCAAGTCTTTTACTTGAATGACATGGTCAATAAAGATTGGCTTGTTGTTGTAAAGACAAATCCTCACAACCTTTTCAATATTCCTGAAGGTGAAGATGAAGCATTACTTAACGAAGAAGTTTATCAACAAGAGGAAGTTGAATGTAATATTTTGCGTACCAATGACCAAGAAACTGAGATTGAGGTGTCTTTACATAGGGATGATATTGAACCACAAACTGTTTTGCGTACCAATGACCAAGGAAATGAGGAAGATGATTAA